A window of Mangifera indica cultivar Alphonso chromosome 11, CATAS_Mindica_2.1, whole genome shotgun sequence contains these coding sequences:
- the LOC123228674 gene encoding uncharacterized sugar kinase slr0537, translating into MGAEPLPTTMAAAPLILGLQPAALSDHVARVDWSLLDQIPGERGGSIPVAIEELEHILSAVKAHMLCTPDKPSPIKTIAGGSVTNTIRGLRVGFGVSCGLICAYGDDQQGQLFVSNMTFSGVNLSRLRMKKGPTGQCVCLVDESGNRTMRPCLSSAAKIQAEELTPEDFKGSKWLVLRFAMFNMEVTQAAIRIAKQEGVSVSLDLASFEMVRNFKSHLLLLLESGHIDLCFANEDEAAELVRGEQNAGPEAALEFLAKHCRWAVVTLGSNGCIAKHGKEVVRVPAIGESKATDATGAGDLFASGFLYGLVKGLSLEECCKVGSCSGGSVIRSLGGEVTPENWQWMRKQMQINGLPVPATTYI; encoded by the exons ATGGGAGCGGAACCCTTGCCGACCACCATGGCCGCTGCTCCTTTAATTCTTGGCCTCCAACCAGCTGCCCTCAGTGATCACGTGGCACGCGTCGATTGGTCCTTGCTGGATCAAATCCCTGGTGAACGCGGTGGCTCGATACCT GTAGCAATTGAAGAGCTGGAGCATATTCTAAGTGCGGTGAAAGCCCACATGCTTTGTACTCCAGACAAACCGTCTCCTATAAAAACAATAGCGGGAGGGAGTGTTACCAATACTATTAGAGGATTGAGGGTAGGGTTTGGGGTGTCTTGTGGGCTTATTTGTGCTTATGGGGACGATCAACAGGGCCAGTTATTTGTTAGTAATATGACTTTTAGTGGGGTTAATTTGTCAAGATTGAGAATGAAGAAAGGACCCACTGGTCAG TGTGTTTGTCTGGTTGATGAATCGGGTAATCGTACAATGCGACCTTGTCTATCAAGTGCTGCCAAAATTCAGGCTGAAGAACTAACCCCGGAGGATTTTAAAGGCTCCAAG TGGTTGGTTCTAAGATTTGCGATGTTCAATATGGAAGTTACTCAGGCAGCCATTCGTATTGCCAAACAAGAGGGTGTTTCTGTCTCCTTGGATTTAGCAAGTTTTGAG ATGGTTCGGAATTTTAAATCACATCTTCTACTGTTATTAGAGTCTGGGCATATAGACCTCTGCTTTGCCAATGAGGATGAAGCAGCAGAGCTAGTAAG GGGTGAACAAAATGCTGGTCCGGAGGCTGCTCTTGAATTCCTGGCTAAACATTGTCGATGGGCTGTGGTGACATTAGGCTCTAATGGATGCATTGCGAAGCATGGGAAAGAG GTTGTTCGAGTACCAGCCATAGGGGAGTCAAAAGCAACTGATGCCACTGGTGCTGGAGACTTATTTGCAAGTGGATTTTTGTACGGATTAGTGAAGGGCTTGTCTCTGGAAGAGTGTTGCAAAGTGGGCTCATGCAGTGGTGGCTCTGTTATTCGCTCGCTTGGTGGTGAGGTGACCCCAGAGAATTGGCAATGGATGCGCAAGCAGATGCAGATCAATGGCCTCCCCGTTCCAGCAACAACTTACATTTGA